In a single window of the Anabas testudineus chromosome 17, fAnaTes1.2, whole genome shotgun sequence genome:
- the LOC113164099 gene encoding ecto-ADP-ribosyltransferase 5-like → MLPVDSMMIHPKSTLGQPVPLNMAEDAVDDMYDGCTDAMAETVKNKYFEEENTGIFGRVWENAAECAEENLQQRDSEDQDLTRDHMQAICVYTAEYEHFYEKFNDHVRNNRSIYTSHFPFHSLHFWLTSAVQTLNQNNKCHTTYRRTDLQFSGRINQRIRFGYFASSSYKTTLKNFGQKTCFQIRTCSGGFMKHYSAFWDTEQEVLIPPYEVFNITDRKSGSAAPGLTDCEVVYVLESAGVQSHLNCGAIDGRPSAGAVLVACLCAILFLFAVAGVAMFFLRSRGTGAPCL, encoded by the exons ATGCTGCCTGTAGACTCCATGATG atcCATCCAAAGTCCACTTTAGGACAACCCGTCCCACTGAACATGGCTGAAGATGCTGTTGATGACATGTACGACGGCTGCACAGATGCAATGGCAGAAACGGTGAAGAACAAATACTTTGAGGAGGAGAACACCGGGATATTTGGACGTGTGTGGGAAAACGCAGCCGAGTGTGCCGAAGAAAATCTACAACAAAGAGATTCAGAGGATCAGGATCTGACTAGAGATCACATGCAGGCCATCTGTGTTTATACAGCAGAATACGAACATTTCTATGAGAAGTTCAACGACCATGTGAGGAACAACAGGAGTATTTATACCTCTCACTTCCCGTTTCACTCTTTACATTTCTGGCTGACGTCAGCTGTTCAGACTCTCAATCAGAACAACAAGTGTCACACAACTTACCGTAGAACCGACCTGCAGTTCAGTGGTAGGATCAACCAGAGGATTCGATTCGGTTACTTCGCGTCCAGCTCTTATAAAACCACACTGAAGAACTTTGGTCAGAAGACCTGCTTTCAAATTCGAACCTGCTCAGGCGGTTTCATGAAACATTACTCAGCTTTCTGGGACACAGAGCAGGAGGTGCTGATTCCTCCTTACGAGGTGTTCAACATAACCGATAGGAAGTCGGGTTCTGCAGCGCCAGGTCTGACTGACTGTGAGGTCGTGTATGTTCTGGAGAGCGCTGGGGTTCAGAGCCACCTAAACTGTGGCGCCATAGACGGCCGGCCTTCAGCTGGTGCAGTCCTCGTCGCCTGTCTGTGTGCTATTTTATTCCTGTTTGCTGTTGCAGGTGTCGCTATGTTCTTTCTCAGGAGTCGGGGAACAGGAGCACCATGTTTGTGA
- the LOC113163912 gene encoding ecto-ADP-ribosyltransferase 5-like, with the protein MNLLLSALLCFLLCSMLPVDSMMIHPKSTLGQPVPLNMAEDAVDDMYDGCTDAMAETVKNKYFEEENTGIFGRVWENAAECAEENLQQRDSEDQDLTRDHMQAICVYTAEYEHFYEKFNDHVRNNRSIYTSHFPFHSLHFWLTSAVQTLNQNNKCHTTYRRTDLQFSGRINQRIRFGYFASSSYKTTLKNFGQKTCFQIRTCSGGFMKHYSAFWDTEQEVLIPPYEVFNITDRKSGSAAPGLTDCEVVYVLESAGVQSHLNCGAIDGRPSAGAVLVACLCAILFLFAVAGVAMFFLRSREQEQPCL; encoded by the exons ATGAACCTGCTGCTCTCcgctctgctgtgtttcctcctctgctcgATGCTGCCTGTAGACTCCATGATG atcCATCCAAAGTCCACTTTAGGACAACCCGTCCCACTGAACATGGCTGAAGATGCTGTTGATGACATGTACGATGGCTGCACAGATGCAATGGCAGAAACGGTGAAGAACAAATACTTTGAGGAGGAGAACACCGGGATATTTGGACGTGTGTGGGAAAACGCAGCCGAGTGTGCCGAAGAAAATCTACAACAAAGAGATTCAGAGGATCAGGATCTGACTAGAGATCACATGCAGGCCATCTGTGTTTATACAGCAGAATACGAACATTTCTATGAGAAGTTCAACGACCATGTGAGGAACAACAGGAGTATTTATACCTCTCACTTCCCGTTTCACTCTTTACATTTCTGGCTGACGTCAGCTGTTCAGACTCTCAATCAGAACAACAAGTGTCACACAACTTACCGTAGAACCGACCTGCAGTTCAGTGGTAGGATCAACCAGAGGATTCGATTCGGTTACTTCGCGTCCAGCTCTTATAAAACCACACTGAAGAACTTTGGTCAGAAGACCTGCTTTCAAATTCGAACCTGCTCAGGCGGTTTCATGAAACATTACTCAGCTTTCTGGGACACAGAGCAGGAGGTGCTGATTCCTCCTTACGAGGTGTTCAACATAACCGATAGGAAGTCGGGTTCTGCAGCGCCAGGTCTGACTGACTGTGAGGTCGTGTATGTTCTGGAGAGCGCTGGGGTTCAGAGCCACCTAAACTGTGGCGCCATAGACGGCCGGCCTTCAGCTGGTGCAGTCCTCGTCGCCTGTCTGTGTGCTATTTTATTCCTGTTTGCTGTTGCAGGTGTCGCTATGTTCTTTCTCAGGAGTCGGGAACAGGAGCAACCATGTTTGTGA
- the LOC113164839 gene encoding anion exchange protein 2-like gives MSTHSNSAGPGDALGLSASLSPCPPRSHGDEEEEDLNKVFDVQGFQQILHPAARSPPEKRRVYNEQDFEDHRHSSLHVHHPLSKPPADSRRRRTNEGRREGRRGSAPSPVNTIEEDHEEEEDDEESCSQTDGDDPPTISTNRNGLSPGCNMASVGVDDTDEVETLTSVDLDCIKSHRFDDVPAVRRHLVRRSSRGPIVYVTKDQISGRTQVQQIQPDRTPHEVFVELNELVIDRNQELQWRETARWIKFEEEVEEETERWGRPRIASLSFRSLLELRKTMSHGAVLLDLKQTTLPGIAQQVVEQMVISDQIKAEDRANVLRALLLRHSHPSDEKDHSLFSKNISAANLAALIDRHNGQSESSNNMTNHRESDGEKREAAVLCHSRSKHEVRLMEKIPERAEATVVLVGSVGFLDQPSMAFVRLQEAVLLESVLEVPVPVRFLFLLLGPPTANIDYHQIGRSISTLMSDKNFHEAAYHADDRQDLLTAINRFLDCSIVLPPSEVGGDELLHSVARFQREMLRKREEEQSGKLQEKQTSIQQDEDSLVPSKVGDEPLRRSGRLFGGLIKDLTRRYPQYLSDIRDALNPQCMAAIIFIYFAALSPAITFGGLLGEKTEGLIGVSELIVATSMQGIVFSILGAQPLLVIGFSGPLLVFEEAFYTFCRDNGIEYLTGRVWIGFWLVLIVLLTVAFEGSILVRFVSRFTQEIFSFLISLIFIYETFAKLIKIFQEHPLRNCYHGNSTVSPSLCNYTTAAGDSGKIVGEPNTALLSLVLMAGTYFIAFYLRKFKNSSFFPGQLRRIIGDFGVPIAILIMVLVDYSVEDTYTQKLNVPSGFSVSSPEKRSWLISPLGSDGQFPVWMMGASILPAILVFILIFMESQITALIVSKKERMLVKGTGFHLDLLIIVVVGGISALFGLPWLSAATVRSVTHTNALTVMSKAVAPGDKPRIQEVKEQRVTGFLVAVLVGLSIVIGEVLRQIPLAVLFGIFLYMGVMSLNGIQLTERLILLLMPPKYHPDQNYVRKVRTLRMHLYTLVQLTCLSLLWVVMATAAALAFPFVLLLTIPVRMLLLPRLFTWRELQSLDADDAEPYLEEKEGQDEYSQLQMPV, from the exons ATGAGCACTCACTCGAACTCTGCGGGTCCTGGTGACGCCCTCGGCCTGTCTGCA tctctgtctccctgtcctcCACGTTCCCatggtgatgaggaggaggaggacttgAACAAGGTGTTTGATGTCCAGGGTTTTCAGCAGATTCTTCATCCTGCAGCTCGCAGTCCTCCAGAGAAACGCAGAGTCTACAATGAGCAGGACTTTGAAG ACCACCGTCACTCTTCGCTCCACGTCCATCACCCTCTGTCCAAACCTCCCGCCgacagcaggagaaggaggaccaacgaggggaggagggaagggaggCGAGGCTCAGCCCCCAGCCCTGTGAACACCATAGAGGAAGACcacgaggaagaggaggatgatgaagagTCCTGCAGTCAGACTGATGGAGA TGACCCGCCCACCATCTCGACCAATCGTAACGGACTATCACCTGGTTGCAACATGGCGAGTGTTGGCGTGGACGACACGGACGAGGTTGAGACATTGACGTCAGTCGACCTGGACTGCATCAAGA GTCACAGGTTTGACGATGTCCCGGCAGTCCGACGTCACCTGGTGAGGCGGAGCTCCAGAGGGCCGATTGTCTACGTCACCAAAGATCAGATCAGCGGCCGAACGCAGGTCCAGCAGATCCAACCGGACCGGACCCCTCACGAG GTGTTTGTGGAGCTGAACGAACTGGTGATTGACAGGAACCAGGAGCTTCAGTGGAGGGAAACGGCTCGATGGATCAAGtttgaggaggaggtggaggaggagacagaacgTTGGGGGAGACCTCGCATCGCCTCCCTCTCCTTCCGCTCGCTGCTGGAGCTCCGAAAAACCATGTCCCATg GGGCGGTGCTGCTAGATCTGAAGCAGACGACTCTGCCAGGTATCGCCCAGCAGGTGGTGGAGCAGATGGTCATCTCAGATCAGATTAAAGCTGAAGACCGCGCCAATGTGCTGAGAGCCCTGCTGCTCCGACACAG TCACCCGAGTGATGAGAAAGATCACAGCTTGTTCAGCAAGAACATTTCTGCAGCCAACTTGGCAGCCCTGATTGACAGACACAATGGCCAATCAGAGTCCTCCAACAACATGACCAATCACAGAGAATCTGATGGAGAAAAG AGAGAAGCTGCAGTTCTCTGTCACTCAAGATCCAAACATGAAGTGAGGCTGATGGAGAAGATCCCAGAGAGAGCAGAGGCCACCGTCGTCCTCGTAG gCAGTGTGGGTTTCCTGGACCAGCCATCCATGGCATTTGTTCGGCTGCAGGAGGCGGTCCTACTGGAGTCTGTTCTGGAGGTGCCTGTCCCTGTGAGGTTCCTATTTCTCCTGCTGGGTCCACCCACTGCCAACATCGATTACCACCAGATTGGACGTTCCATTTCCACACTCATGTCAGACAAG AACTTCCATGAGGCAGCGTACCATGCTGATGACCGCCAGGACCTGCTGACAGCCATCAACCGCTTCCTGGACTGCAGCATCGTCCTGCCTCCCTCAGAGGTTGGTGGAGATGAGCTGCTGCACTCAGTCGCTCGCTTCCAACGGGAAATGCTACGCAAGAGGGAAGAAGAGCAGAGTGGAAAACTGCAGGAGAAACAGACGAGTATTCAGCAAGATGAAG ATTCCCTAGTTCCCTCCAAAGTTGGTGATGAGCCCCTCAGACGTTCGGGTCGGTTGTTCGGAGGTCTGATCAAAGACCTGACTCGACGCTACCCTCAGTACCTCAGTGACATCCGAGATGCCCTGAACCCGCAGTGCATGGCCGCCATCATATTCATATACTTTGCTGCACTGTCACCTGCCATCACCTTTGGTGGACTGCTGG GTGAGAAAACGGAAGGGCTGATTGGTGTGTCAGAGCTCATAGTGGCCACTTCGATGCAGGGCATAGTGTTCAGCATACTGGGTGCTCAACCTCTGCTGGTGATCGGCTTCTCTGGACCGCTGCTGGTGTTTGAAGAGGCTTTCTATACT TTTTGTAGAGACAATGGGATTGAGTATCTGACAGGACGAGTGTGGATCGGTTTCTGGCTGGTGCTCATTGTTCTCCTCACTGTGGCATTTGAAGGAAGCATCCTGGTTCGCTTCGTCTCCCGCTTCACTCAGGAGATCTTCTCTTTTCTAATCTCACTCATTTTTATCTACGAGACCTTTGCCAAACTGATCAAG ATCTTTCAGGAGCATCCTCTCCGAAATTGTTACCATGGGAACAGCACTGTGTCTCCATCTCTGTGCAACTACACCACAGCAGCAGGGGATTCTGGGAAGATCGTTGGAGAACCCAACACAGCATTGCTGTCTTTAGTGCTCATGGCAGGAACATATTTTATTGCCTTCTACCTGCGCAAGTTCAAGAACAGCTCCTTCTTCCCTGGACAG CTCCGCAGGATCATTGGAGACTTCGGGGTTCCCATTGCTATCCTCATCATGGTGCTGGTGGACTACAGCGTGGAGGACACCTACACCCAG AAACTGAATGTGCCCAGTGGATTCTCTGTGTCCAGTCCGGAGAAGCGTAGTTGGCTGATTTCTCCTTTGGGTTCAGACGGACAGTTTCCTGTTTGGATGATGGGCGCCAGCATCCTGCCAGCCATCCTGgtcttcatcctcatcttcatgGAGTCCCAGATCACAGC GCTGATCGTCAGTAAGAAGGAGAGGATGCTGGTGAAAGGAACTGGTTTTCACCTGGACCTCCTAATCATTGTGGTGGTGGGTGGAATCTCAGCTCTGTTTGGTTTGCCCTGGCTGTCGGCCGCGACAGTTCGCTCCGTCACCCACACAAACGCTCTCACCGTCATGAGCAAAGCTGTCGCCCCTGGAGACAAACCCCGGATCCAGGAGGTGAAGGAGCAGAGGGTGACGGGCTTCCTGGTGGCTGTCTTAGTGG GTCTGTCCATTGTCATTGGGGAGGTTCTGCGTCAGATCCCCCTGGCCGTGCTGTTTGGAATCTTCCTCTACATGGGCGTGATGTCCCTGAATGGGATCCAGCTCACTGAGAGActcatcctgctgctgatgcCCCCAAAGTACCACCCTGACCAAAATTATGTCCGCAAG GTGCGGACATTAAGGATGCACCTCTATACGCTCGTCCAgctgacctgtctgtctctcttgtGGGTCGTCATGGCGACAGCAGCAGCGCTGGCATTCCCCTTCGTGCTGCTGCTGACCATACCTGtaaggatgctgctgctgccccgCCTCTTCACCtggagagagctgcagagt CTGGATGCTGACGATGCGGAGCCGTacctggaggagaaggaggggcaGGACGAGTACTCGCAGCTGCAGATGCCCGTGTGA